AAAATAAGGTTGAAATAGTATTTGAAGTAGAGTAACTAATATGTTTTAATATACATTATTAAAAATATAAAGTAGTAGTACAAGCTGCTTAGAGGATAGCGTGTCTTTTTTTGCGATATTTTTATTAGGTTGAATACTAGGAATTTACAATATTTTCTAATTATATGTGATAGTATATATAATGTATTAATCATTTATAGGAGGAGGTTCAAATGAAAAAACAATTATTAATATTATCATTAGTAATTGGCATGATATTAACATTTAATACTGCTACTTATGCGAAAACCACTGTTAATGTAGATAATCAGATTGAGAGCGTAAATTTACAAAGTGGTCTTCCTGCACCTGGATATATAAGAGGAGTTAATGTACTGTTTAAATCATCAGCAAATACATCTTCTGCAACATTAGGTGTTTTCGAATTTGGTGAAGAAGTTGTAGTAAATTATTTTGCTGGAAATTGGGCTAGTGTATATAGAATTGAGACA
The window above is part of the Vallitalea guaymasensis genome. Proteins encoded here:
- a CDS encoding SH3 domain-containing protein; this translates as MKKQLLILSLVIGMILTFNTATYAKTTVNVDNQIESVNLQSGLPAPGYIRGVNVLFKSSANTSSATLGVFEFGEEVVVNYFAGNWASVYRIETGQYGYVNRRYISFGAV